A window from Frischella perrara encodes these proteins:
- a CDS encoding PTS sugar transporter subunit IIB, whose protein sequence is MKKVIVACGSGVATSQTVASKVTRLLKERHLDNIKVEVVDLKSVDTHIKTSAAYIAITKVEKAYPIPVINGIAFLTGMNMDAELQKIIDACK, encoded by the coding sequence ATGAAAAAAGTTATTGTTGCATGCGGAAGTGGTGTTGCTACATCACAAACTGTTGCCAGTAAAGTCACTCGTTTATTAAAAGAGCGTCACCTTGATAATATCAAGGTAGAAGTTGTCGATCTTAAATCGGTCGATACCCATATAAAAACTAGTGCCGCTTATATCGCGATTACAAAAGTTGAAAAAGCATATCCTATACCAGTAATTAATGGAATTGCATTTTTAACAGGAATGAATATGGACGCAGAGCTACAAAAAATCATTGATGCCTGTAAATAG
- a CDS encoding PTS sugar transporter subunit IIA: MRNESNNRIFHEDLILLDQDFQNTDQFFETTFSILRVGGYVNDSFLNAIKKREASFPTALPTAPYVIAMPHTDVEHIIKPFIFFTRAKNTIPWCEMANNDHILQANFVFLLGFNEKDGHIDLLQKLMSCFVNTCLLDALYHTKSKNETLTLLTSNINL; the protein is encoded by the coding sequence ATGAGGAATGAATCTAATAACAGAATATTTCATGAAGATTTGATTCTTTTAGATCAAGATTTTCAGAACACCGACCAATTTTTTGAAACTACATTTTCCATTTTACGCGTTGGTGGTTATGTGAATGACTCTTTTTTGAATGCAATAAAAAAAAGAGAAGCTTCTTTTCCAACAGCTTTACCAACCGCTCCCTATGTTATAGCAATGCCCCATACCGACGTTGAACATATTATTAAACCATTCATTTTTTTTACGCGAGCTAAAAACACCATTCCATGGTGTGAAATGGCAAACAATGACCATATTTTACAGGCAAATTTTGTTTTTTTACTGGGATTTAATGAAAAAGATGGACACATTGATTTATTGCAGAAACTGATGTCTTGTTTCGTTAATACGTGTCTTTTGGATGCACTTTATCACACAAAATCAAAAAATGAGACCTTAACCTTACTGACATCAAATATAAATTTATAA
- a CDS encoding class II aldolase/adducin family protein, with amino-acid sequence MLEIQKQYVVDMAKKSSEWGLCKHKAGNSSVRDKETGYVLVTPTTIDKKLLTIRDIVVMDLDANVIEAESGLRPTSECLMHLEIYKARPDVFAISHTHSIFATSFAVLAKPIPAVVYECAILNLKDGIIPVAPYGRPGTSDLSNSVIEPIKRADAILMEKHGAIAVDKDPYEAVLKAAYIEEMAEIYYHALLINGGKDPGGFPAEELQSWAYPSQIKFKK; translated from the coding sequence ATGTTAGAGATACAAAAACAATACGTTGTTGATATGGCTAAAAAATCCAGTGAGTGGGGACTTTGTAAACATAAGGCTGGCAATTCAAGTGTACGTGATAAAGAGACAGGTTACGTTCTTGTTACACCCACTACGATTGATAAAAAATTATTAACTATTCGTGATATAGTGGTTATGGATCTTGATGCGAATGTGATTGAAGCCGAATCAGGATTGAGACCAACGAGTGAATGTTTAATGCATTTGGAAATTTATAAAGCACGTCCTGATGTCTTTGCCATTTCTCATACTCATTCTATCTTCGCCACTTCTTTTGCTGTATTAGCTAAACCGATTCCAGCCGTTGTGTATGAATGTGCAATCTTGAATTTAAAAGATGGTATCATTCCTGTTGCACCTTATGGTCGTCCAGGTACATCGGATCTTTCAAATAGTGTTATTGAACCGATTAAACGCGCCGATGCTATTTTAATGGAAAAACATGGTGCTATCGCGGTAGATAAAGATCCGTATGAAGCGGTACTAAAAGCAGCTTATATCGAAGAAATGGCCGAGATTTATTATCACGCTTTACTTATTAATGGTGGCAAAGATCCTGGCGGTTTCCCAGCAGAAGAGTTACAAAGTTGGGCATATCCATCACAGATTAAATTTAAAAAATAG
- a CDS encoding PTS galactitol transporter subunit IIC: MDFLGTIINYILNLGAPVFVPFIMLIAGLIVRMRFRDGASAAITLGVAFVGMSMLIGFMVGAIGSAAQTMMERTGIELSIVDGGWTTMANVSWAWPYAFLMFPLQVGINIIMLVLKKTDTFNADLWNVWGKIFTAFIVVAVATPILGSITSLILAFAVATLQIILELNSGDISQNRIEKLTGIPGVTCTHRMLFFSAVFYPFDLLLRKIPVLNKPMDAATLRSRIGIFAENHVIGFLLGVTFGVIAGYDVATILMLGVQAATALMLFPMISKLFMQALSPISEAISDYMNKRFAGRKLFVGLDWPFMGGSSEIWFTVIVAIPFTLIWAVILPGNKILPFAGIINVALVVPAYILTKGNTLRMVILSIIGVPFFLFVGTQFAPIITDLGLATKAIDIPANQLISNSSIDAPIFTYASSFIWQSIQGYFVPLLFALYWCVGYFFYARELRMETKHDAQNENK, from the coding sequence ATGGACTTTCTTGGAACAATTATAAATTATATTTTGAATTTAGGCGCGCCAGTTTTTGTGCCTTTTATTATGCTAATTGCTGGTTTAATTGTCCGTATGAGATTTAGGGATGGCGCCTCAGCCGCTATCACTTTGGGTGTTGCCTTTGTAGGTATGAGCATGTTGATTGGTTTTATGGTCGGCGCTATTGGTTCGGCGGCACAAACGATGATGGAACGAACAGGAATAGAATTAAGTATTGTCGATGGTGGCTGGACTACTATGGCAAATGTATCTTGGGCTTGGCCTTATGCTTTCTTGATGTTTCCTTTACAGGTAGGTATTAATATCATAATGCTTGTATTGAAAAAAACAGATACCTTTAATGCTGACTTGTGGAATGTGTGGGGTAAAATATTCACCGCATTTATTGTCGTAGCCGTCGCTACACCTATATTAGGATCGATTACTTCTCTTATTCTTGCATTCGCTGTTGCAACACTACAAATTATTTTAGAACTCAATTCGGGTGATATTAGTCAAAATCGAATCGAAAAATTAACGGGCATTCCTGGTGTAACTTGTACACATAGAATGTTATTTTTTAGTGCTGTTTTCTATCCTTTCGATCTGCTACTTCGTAAAATTCCTGTGTTAAATAAACCGATGGATGCAGCAACATTGCGTTCTAGAATAGGTATCTTTGCAGAAAATCATGTTATTGGATTTTTATTGGGTGTAACGTTTGGAGTCATCGCTGGTTATGATGTTGCTACTATTTTAATGCTTGGGGTACAGGCAGCAACAGCACTGATGCTTTTCCCAATGATTTCAAAATTATTTATGCAAGCATTATCGCCCATTTCCGAAGCCATTAGTGATTACATGAATAAACGTTTTGCTGGACGTAAATTGTTTGTTGGTTTGGATTGGCCGTTTATGGGCGGTTCAAGTGAAATCTGGTTTACCGTTATTGTTGCTATTCCATTTACCCTAATTTGGGCAGTGATCTTACCGGGTAATAAAATCTTACCTTTCGCCGGTATCATTAATGTTGCATTAGTTGTACCCGCCTATATTCTGACAAAAGGTAATACTTTAAGAATGGTAATTTTGTCTATTATTGGCGTGCCATTCTTTTTATTCGTGGGAACACAATTTGCACCCATCATTACTGATCTAGGATTAGCGACAAAGGCTATTGATATTCCCGCTAATCAATTAATTTCCAATAGTTCCATTGATGCACCAATATTCACTTATGCAAGTTCATTTATCTGGCAATCAATACAAGGTTATTTTGTTCCTCTATTATTCGCCTTGTATTGGTGTGTTGGTTATTTCTTTTATGCTAGGGAACTGCGCATGGAAACAAAGCATGATGCCCAAAATGAAAATAAATAA
- the dhaL gene encoding dihydroxyacetone kinase subunit DhaL, which translates to MNLSQVRGMMLFTAEQMVESEPTLTALDQIVGDGDHGIGMKRGFAAIITLLQDPKFQPTDIGDLFSQIGTKLMTSMGGASGAIFGTLFRAGGKSVAGETELNTAILSTLLNEGWQAVYQRGKAKPGDKTMVDALAAAAITASELTTSTLKSALPQIAQSAMQGAEKTKQMVAVFGRAKNLGERTIGHMDPGSVSMAYILKYMNQYIQMQ; encoded by the coding sequence ATGAATTTATCACAAGTACGTGGCATGATGTTATTTACAGCGGAACAAATGGTTGAGAGTGAACCCACCTTAACTGCCTTAGATCAAATTGTTGGTGATGGTGATCATGGAATTGGTATGAAACGTGGTTTTGCAGCCATTATAACTTTATTACAAGATCCAAAATTTCAACCGACAGATATTGGCGATTTGTTTAGCCAAATTGGTACGAAATTAATGACTAGCATGGGAGGCGCTTCTGGCGCGATTTTTGGCACGTTATTTCGAGCGGGTGGAAAAAGCGTTGCAGGTGAAACAGAATTAAATACTGCAATTTTATCCACCTTACTTAATGAAGGTTGGCAAGCAGTTTATCAACGCGGTAAGGCAAAACCGGGTGATAAAACGATGGTCGATGCATTAGCTGCAGCAGCGATCACCGCAAGCGAATTAACCACTTCAACATTGAAATCTGCATTACCTCAAATTGCCCAATCAGCTATGCAAGGTGCAGAAAAAACAAAGCAAATGGTGGCAGTATTCGGACGAGCCAAGAATTTAGGTGAACGGACAATTGGACATATGGATCCCGGCTCGGTTTCAATGGCATATATTTTAAAATATATGAATCAATATATTCAAATGCAATAA
- a CDS encoding BglG family transcription antiterminator — MVIDKRIHVVLNALVQNPNITGVELQHEFGLTRKQLSYTLKKINDFLESSNLELIKRFKTGKFSIPKHVIETFRDKPVANAIGRYIYSEDERVHLLLFFLLIRTERLSLIHLYSALTVSQNTVINDIKKVQIMIVQYHLQINYDREHGYRIIGNEIDKRYLLLKLIRRIITMPIADRIFRESEIITQGRLERVGQVFSEIEKKLKLIFTDEQLQELIYFICFMLQRIETGKKIEFLPENYTEVANSRDFQLMKKLIEKFGITEFNEQVFLTILVQSSNIQTLSDKYFHLDAVLLESAVEVINNFEQISCITFQDKYELIERIYQHWKPAYYRIRYHITNINSVYDIVLQEFGHLHEMVRKAIAPFEKILHCKMPDEEVAFITVLFGGWLTREGLINQIKSKKIAIVVCENSATVSTYLYLTLQVLLPELHFSDAMSKREFEKYHHYYDIVFSTSHLSTDKILFIVNPSLNNFHKNAFRHQVIGTLQGIDPGIIQVEELMLIIEKYSNIKERKTLQKELTAYLYNDEINDNPFRISQPEIPSLADLMLEDHIHIASSTDMSWQHALGLASQPLLNNLSIEYTYLEKMVNKIQFEQPYIMLVDGLIIAHAGIEDGVNKVAMSLLRLPEKIDICGYMQADLIVVLATNNPQKHLKALAQLNELLEQHNGATQIRNAKNNHEIWELFARYQ; from the coding sequence ATGGTTATAGATAAAAGAATTCATGTGGTTTTAAATGCATTGGTTCAAAATCCGAATATAACAGGCGTGGAGCTTCAACATGAATTTGGATTAACACGTAAACAACTTAGTTATACTCTCAAAAAAATCAACGATTTCCTTGAATCATCTAATCTTGAATTAATTAAACGATTTAAAACGGGTAAATTCAGCATTCCCAAACATGTAATAGAAACCTTTCGAGATAAGCCCGTTGCTAATGCAATTGGGCGCTATATATACTCCGAAGATGAACGTGTTCATTTGCTTCTATTTTTTCTCTTAATTAGAACGGAACGATTATCCTTAATTCATCTCTATTCAGCTTTAACCGTAAGCCAAAATACAGTCATCAATGATATTAAGAAAGTACAAATAATGATCGTCCAATATCATTTACAGATCAATTATGATCGTGAACATGGTTATCGAATTATTGGTAATGAAATCGACAAGCGGTATTTGTTACTTAAACTCATTCGCCGAATTATTACTATGCCAATAGCGGATAGAATTTTTAGAGAAAGTGAAATTATTACGCAAGGTCGGTTAGAGCGAGTAGGGCAGGTATTTAGCGAAATAGAAAAAAAGCTAAAACTCATTTTTACCGATGAACAATTACAAGAGCTCATCTACTTTATTTGTTTTATGTTACAACGCATAGAAACCGGAAAGAAGATTGAATTTTTACCGGAAAATTATACTGAAGTTGCTAATAGCCGTGATTTTCAGTTAATGAAAAAGCTGATTGAAAAATTTGGTATAACAGAATTCAATGAGCAGGTTTTCCTAACCATACTGGTGCAAAGTTCTAATATTCAGACTTTATCTGATAAATATTTTCATTTAGACGCGGTATTGCTAGAAAGTGCTGTTGAAGTCATTAATAATTTTGAACAAATCAGTTGTATTACCTTCCAAGATAAATATGAACTTATTGAACGTATCTATCAACACTGGAAACCGGCTTATTATCGTATTCGATATCATATTACCAACATTAACAGTGTATATGACATAGTATTACAAGAATTCGGTCATCTGCATGAAATGGTTAGAAAAGCAATTGCACCGTTTGAGAAAATCTTGCATTGCAAAATGCCGGATGAAGAAGTTGCTTTTATTACGGTATTATTCGGCGGTTGGTTGACTCGAGAGGGTTTGATTAATCAAATTAAATCTAAAAAAATTGCCATTGTTGTTTGTGAAAATAGTGCGACAGTGTCGACTTATCTCTATCTAACTTTGCAGGTATTGCTGCCAGAATTACATTTTTCAGATGCGATGTCTAAACGTGAATTTGAAAAATACCACCATTATTATGATATTGTTTTTTCTACATCTCATCTCTCTACTGACAAGATATTGTTCATCGTAAACCCATCCCTAAATAATTTTCATAAAAATGCTTTTCGTCATCAAGTAATAGGAACATTACAAGGAATTGATCCCGGCATCATTCAGGTGGAAGAGCTTATGTTAATTATTGAAAAATATAGCAATATAAAGGAGAGAAAAACATTACAAAAGGAACTAACAGCTTATCTTTATAACGATGAAATAAATGACAATCCATTTCGTATATCGCAGCCTGAAATTCCATCTCTTGCTGACTTAATGCTAGAAGATCATATCCATATCGCATCTTCAACAGATATGTCTTGGCAACATGCGTTAGGTTTGGCTTCACAACCGTTATTAAACAATTTGTCCATTGAATACACCTACCTTGAAAAAATGGTTAATAAAATTCAATTTGAACAACCTTATATTATGTTAGTTGACGGTCTTATTATCGCTCACGCTGGGATTGAGGATGGTGTAAATAAAGTTGCCATGTCTTTACTTAGGTTGCCTGAAAAAATAGATATTTGTGGTTATATGCAAGCCGATTTGATTGTCGTTTTAGCAACTAATAATCCACAAAAACATCTGAAAGCGTTAGCTCAATTAAATGAGCTATTGGAACAACATAATGGTGCAACACAAATAAGAAATGCAAAAAATAACCATGAAATTTGGGAATTATTTGCACGTTATCAATGA
- a CDS encoding XRE family transcriptional regulator: MTKLMNESELIHPEMIELRRKMLGLSQKELALRVSITQGTLSKIEQGLKPITDEQINLFSSALECPKSLFFQKSRLYGGPLSATPMYRKKASISVKVLDKLVAEINIRIIHLRKLLEFIDFEPEYIFPQYDLDDYDGNVEEIAKNVRKAWHLPSGPIKNIISALERAGCIVMDCDMESTGLSGVSYYISGLPPLIFINKNQSQDRYRFTLAHELGHLVMHRIPTPTMEEEADRFAAEFLMPASDIKSDLKEMTIEKAAYLKPFWRASMGSLIYRAKTLKTTNAGQDNYLWRQMSARGYRINEPVTIEILGERPTLITAILNYMKNELDYDLEDIAKTLFLSSKEIEQLYNLKPNKPTFRIVN; encoded by the coding sequence ATGACAAAGCTAATGAATGAGAGTGAATTAATTCACCCTGAAATGATTGAGCTAAGAAGAAAAATGCTAGGGCTAAGCCAAAAAGAATTAGCCTTAAGAGTTAGTATTACTCAAGGTACTTTATCAAAAATAGAGCAAGGTTTGAAGCCTATTACTGACGAACAAATAAATTTATTTTCGTCTGCTTTAGAGTGCCCTAAATCTTTATTTTTCCAAAAATCAAGATTATATGGTGGTCCTTTAAGCGCGACGCCTATGTATAGGAAAAAAGCATCTATTAGCGTAAAGGTGTTAGATAAATTGGTAGCCGAGATCAATATTAGAATAATTCATTTGCGTAAACTACTTGAATTTATTGATTTCGAGCCAGAATATATATTCCCACAATATGATCTTGATGATTATGACGGAAATGTTGAAGAGATCGCTAAAAATGTAAGAAAAGCATGGCATCTACCGTCTGGTCCAATCAAAAATATCATTTCAGCTTTAGAACGAGCCGGTTGTATAGTAATGGACTGTGATATGGAAAGTACCGGACTATCGGGAGTGAGTTATTATATATCTGGTTTACCCCCTTTAATTTTTATTAATAAAAACCAATCTCAAGATAGATATAGATTTACTCTAGCGCACGAGCTGGGACATTTAGTCATGCATAGAATTCCAACTCCAACAATGGAAGAGGAAGCAGATCGATTTGCAGCAGAATTTTTAATGCCAGCATCGGATATAAAATCAGACTTAAAAGAGATGACTATAGAAAAGGCTGCTTATTTGAAACCTTTCTGGCGGGCTTCTATGGGATCACTAATTTATAGAGCTAAAACTCTTAAAACTACAAACGCGGGACAAGATAATTATTTATGGAGACAAATGTCCGCACGGGGTTATAGGATAAATGAGCCAGTTACAATTGAAATACTTGGAGAAAGGCCTACTCTTATAACTGCTATATTAAATTATATGAAAAATGAATTGGATTATGATTTGGAAGATATAGCTAAAACATTATTTTTATCATCTAAAGAAATTGAACAGCTTTACAACTTAAAGCCTAATAAGCCCACATTTAGAATAGTTAACTAA